A DNA window from Plodia interpunctella isolate USDA-ARS_2022_Savannah chromosome 12, ilPloInte3.2, whole genome shotgun sequence contains the following coding sequences:
- the beta-Spec gene encoding spectrin beta chain isoform X4 — MTTDISVSRWDPSIGHGQEIIDEFEYDGGNSSSRLFERSRIKALADERESVQKKTFQKWVNSHLVRVGCRIGDLYVDMRDGKMLIKLLEVLSGERLPRPTKGKMRIHCLENVDKALQFLREQRVHLENMGSHDIVDGNPRLNLGLIWTIILRFQIQDITIEETDNKETKSAKDALLLWCQMKTAGYNNVNVRNFTTSWRDGLAFNAIIHKHRPDLIQFEKLHRSNPIHNLNNAFNVAEDKLGLTKLLDAEDIAVDHPDEKSIITYVVTYYHYFSKLKQETVQGKRIGKVVGIAMENDKMMHEYESLTSDLLQWIEHTIEALGDRTFANSLEGVRQQLIQFANYRTVEKPPKFVEKGNLEVLLFTLQSRMRAANQKPYTPKEGRMIHDINRAWERLEKAEHERELALREELIRQEKLDQLAARFNRKAQMRETWLSENQRLVSQDNFGFDLAAVEAAAKKHEAIETDIFAYEERVQAVVGVCSELQAERYHDMERVCARRDNVLRLWAYLLELLRARRARLELSLQLQQNFQEMLYILDSMEEIKMRLLTDDYGKHLMGVEDLLQKHALVEADINVLGERVKVVVGQSQRFLEQEEGGYRPCDPAITVERIQQLENAYAELVHLAVERRKRLEDSRKLWQFYWDMADEENWIKEKEQIVSVDDIGHDLTTVYLLISKHKALEADVAAHEPQLMSVAAVGDELISQGHFGADRIQERLRDILSQWNHLLDLVSLRKNRLDAAVRYHQLFADADDIDNWMLDTLRLVSSEDTGVDEAQVQSLLKKHKDVTDELKNYANIIQQLKQQASELSPEDASSAEVRDRLAAMDARHGELAELARLRKQRLLDALSLFKLLAEADAADQWIAEKDRMLDTMLPPKDIDDVEIMKHRYDGFDKEMNANASRVAVVNQLARQLIHVEHPQAPAIQERQNRLNQAWTTLRDKAEQKKDELKAAQGVQTFHIECRETVSWIEDKKRILQQTGDLEMDLNGVMTLQRRLSGMERDLAAIQARISSLESEASAIEHTHPEEAQLIRDRIDLITDNWDQLTQMLKERDAKLEEAGDLHRFLRSVDHFQAWLTKTQTDVASEDTPSSLAEAEKLLSQHQTIKEEIDNYKDEYAKMMEYGEKITAEPSTQDDSQYMFLRERLKALREGWAELQQMWENRQQLLAQSLELQLLQRDARQAEVLLAHQELKLAKTEPPQNLEQAENLIKEHEAFLTTMEANDDKINSVVQFANRLVEERHFDADKIQRKAENIEARRNANREKALQQMEKLQDQLQLHQFLQDCDELAEWVQEKNATAQDDTYRSAKTVHSKWTRHQAFEAEIAANKERLFAVQNAAEELMKQKPEFVEVISPKMHELQDQFENLQTTTKDKGERLFDANREVLLHQTCDDIDSWMNELEKQIENTDTGTDLASVNILMQKQQMIETQMAVKARQVTELETQAEYLQKTVPDKMDEIKEKKKGVEQRFEQLKAPLLERQRHLAKKKEAFQFRRDVEDEKLWVHEKMPLANSTDYGNSLFNVQMLQKKNQSLKTETDNHEPRILTVISNGQKLIDEGHEDSPEFQRLIEELTARWRELNDAIEQRKNNLAQWEKAQQYLFDANEAEAWMSEQELYMMVEDRGKDEISAQNLMKKHEILEQAVDDYAQTIRQLGETVRQLTAEEHPLSEQISVKQSQVDKLYAGLKDLAGERRAKLDEALRLFQLSREVDDLEQWITERELVAGSQELGQDYDHVTLLWERFKEFARETQTVGSERVATAERIADQMIAMGHSDNATIAQWKEGLKETWQDLLELIETRTQMLAASRELHKYFHDCKDTLQRVNEKARGVSDELGRDAVSVGALQRKHHTFMQDLSTLQQQVEAVSAECARLGAMYAGERAAEISRREAELREAWRALTAACAARKDKLLDADDLYRFLMQVRNLTLWMDDVVRQMNTGEKPRDVSGVELLMNNHQSLKAEIDTREDTFTACISLGKELLARQHYATSDIKDKLVQLTNQRNALLRRWEERWENLQLILEVYQFARDAAVAEAWLIAQEPYLMSQELGHTIDEVESLIKKHEAFEKSAAAQEDRFSALQRLTTFEVKEMKRRQEAAEAAEREERERLEAEAAAAAAAARDQVDRAEQEQPQESSRPAESAGPASAPLAPAPALPSPAPPAHTPQLPSTSKQTPVKPARLSTPGSSSTPATPSSSGKVKSRSRSKSPFRSFRWKTAKKLLAGSHHSDDEEGASPASEDEGVEGTLVRKHEWESAAKRASNRSWDKVYVVAKDGRMSFYKDQKAYKAAPEQPWRGEPPLDLNGAVVEVAANYTKKKHVFRLRLGSGAEWLLQAHDETEMSWWLDALRARAAAPAPRSHTLPAPAPAQTEPKRRSFFTLKKKSVSPFTFLFAP, encoded by the exons ATGACGACCGACATATCGGTGTCCCGCTGGGACCCCTCCATCGGTCATGGTCAGGAGATCATCGACGAGTTCGAGTACGATGGCGGCAACTCGTCTTCGAGGCTATTCGAACGATCGCGCATCAAAGCGCTAGCAG ACGAACGAGAAAGTGTACAGAAGAAAACCTTCCAGAAATGGGTGAATTCACATTTGGTGCGCGTGGGGTGCCGTATCGGGGATTTGTACGTGGACATGAGGGACGGCAAGATGCTGATCAAATTGCTGGAAGTTCTCTCCGGGGAGAGACTA CCCCGGCCGACGAAAGGCAAGATGCGTATCCACTGCCTGGAGAATGTAGACAAAGCACTGCAGTTCCTGCGGGAACAGCGCGTGCACCTTGAGAACATGGGCTCCCACGATATAGTGGACGGCAACCCTAGGCTCAACCTCGGCCTCATCTGGACCATCATCCTCAGGTTCCAG ATTCAAGACATCACGATCGAGGAGACAGACAACAAAGAGACGAAGTCCGCCAAAGACGCCCTGCTGTTATGGTGTCAAATGAAGACGGCAGGTTACAACAACGTGAACGTGCGCAACTTCACGACTTCTTGGCGCGACGGGTTGGCATTCAACGCCATCATACACAAGCACAGACCTGACTTGATCCAGTTCGAGAAACTACACAGAAGCAATCCTATACATAATCTAAATAATGCATTCAATGTGGCTGAAGACAAACTTGGGCTCACCAAGCTTTTGGATGCTGAAG ACATCGCAGTGGACCATCCGGACGAAAAGTCGATCATTACATACGTGGTGACGTACTACCACTACTTCAGCAAGCTGAAGCAGGAGACTGTCCAGGGTAAGAGGATCGGCAAGGTGGTCGGCATCGCCATGGAGAACGACAAGATGATGCATGAGTACGAGTCGTTGACCAG CGACCTGCTGCAATGGATTGAGCATACGATCGAGGCTCTCGGAGACAGGACCTTCGCTAACTCATTGGAAGGTGTCAGGCAGCAGCTTATACAGTTCGCCAACTACCGTACTGTCGAGAAGCCGCCCAA GTTCGTGGAGAAAGGCAACTTGGAAGTGCTCCTCTTCACGCTGCAGTCGCGCATGCGCGCCGCCAACCAGAAGCCCTACACCCCGAAAGAAGGCCGCATGATCCACGACATCAACCGCGCTTGGGAGCGTCTGGAGAAGGCGGAGCACGAGCGGGAGCTGGCGCTGCGAGAGGAGCTCATCCGGCAGGAGAAGCTGGACCAGCTGGCTGCCAG attcAACCGCAAAGCCCAGATGCGCGAGACCTGGCTCTCAGAGAACCAGCGGCTGGTCAGCCAGGACAACTTCGGCTTCGACCTCGCCGCGGTGGAGGCGGCCGCCAAGAAACACGAGGCCATCGAGACCGACATCTTTGCCTACGAGGAGCGCGTGCAAGCCGTTGTGGGCGTCTGCTCAGAGCTGCAAGCTGAGAG GTATCACGACATGGAGCGCGTGTGCGCCCGGCGCGACAACGTGCTGCGGCTGTGGGCCTATCTGCTGGAGctgctgcgcgcgcgccgcgcccGCCTCGAGCTGTCGCTGCAGCTGCAGCAGAACTTCCAG GAAATGCTATACATCCTGGACTCGATGGAGGAGATCAAGATGCGTCTACTGACAGACGACTACGGCAAGCATCTGATGGGCGTCGAGGATCTGCTGCAGAAACACGCGCTTGTCGAGGCTGACATCAATGTGCTCGGAGAGAGGGTCAAG GTGGTTGTTGGCCAATCACAGCGCTTCCTGGAACAAGAAGAGGGCGGCTATCGACCTTGCGACCCCGCCATCACTGTGGAGCGCATCCAACAGCTGGAGAACGCGTACGCCGAACTGGTCCATCTCGCCGTCGAACGCAG GAAGCGGCTGGAAGACAGCCGCAAGTTGTGGCAGTTCTACTGGGACATGGCGGACGAGGAGAACTGGATCAAGGAGAAGGAGCAGATCGTCTCCGTGGACGACATCGGGCATGATCTTACTACTG TGTACTTGCTAATCTCGAAGCACAAGGCGCTGGAAGCGGACGTGGCGGCGCACGAGCCGCAGCTGATGAGCGTGGCCGCGGTGGGCGACGAGCTCATCTCGCAGGGGCACTTCGGAGCTGATAGGATACAG GAGCGTCTCCGCGACATCCTGTCGCAATGGAACCACCTGCTGGACCTGGTGTCGCTGCGCAAGAACCGCCTGGACGCGGCCGTGCGCTACCACCAGCTGTTCGCGGACGCCGACGACATCGACAACTGGATGCTGGACACGCTCAG actaGTGTCCTCAGAAGACACAGGCGTGGACGAAGCCCAAGTTCAGAGCCTGCTGAAGAAACACAAGGATGTGACCGACGAACTCAAGAACTACGCCAACATCATCCAACAACTCAAACAACAg GCCAGCGAGTTAAGTCCAGAAGATGCGTCAAGCGCAGAAGTCCGCGACCGCTTGGCCGCCATGGACGCGCGCCACGGAGAGCTGGCCGAGTTGGCCAGGCTCCGCAAGCAGCGGCTGCTGGACGCTCTGTCGCTGTTCAAACTGTTGGCCGAGGCCGATGCGGCCGACCAATGGATCGCCGAGAAAGACCGAATGCTGGACACCATGCTGCCGCCTAAGGATATCGATGACGTCGAAATCATGAAGCACAG ATACGACGGATTCGATAAGGAGATGAACGCGAACGCATCACGAGTGGCCGTCGTTAACCAGCTGGCCCGGCAGCTGATCCACGTGGAGCACCCGCAGGCGCCCGCCATACAGGAGCGACAGAACAGGCTCAACCAGGCCTGGACCACACTCAGGGACAAG GCGGAACAAAAGAAGGACGAGCTGAAGGCAGCCCAGGGCGTGCAGACGTTCCACATCGAGTGCCGCGAGACTGTCTCCTGGATCGAGGACAAGAAGCGCATCCTGCAACAAACTGGCGACTTGGAGATGGACCTCAACg GTGTTATGACACTCCAGCGCCGCCTATCGGGCATGGAGCGCGACCTAGCGGCCATCCAAGCTCGTATCTCGTCTCTGGAGAGCGAGGCGAGTGCCATCGAACACACGCACCCGGAGGAAGCGCAGCTCATCCGCGACCGCATCGACCTCATCACCGACAACTGGGACCAGCTCACTCAGATG CTCAAAGAACGCGACGCGAAACTGGAAGAAGCAGGGGATTTGCATCGCTTCCTGCGCTCCGTCGACCACTTCCAGGCTTGGCTCACTAAGACACAAACCGACGTGGCTTCAGAAG ACACGCCGTCAAGCCTGGCCGAAGCGGAGAAACTCCTGTCGCAGCACCAGACCATCAAGGAGGAGATCGACAACTACAAGGACGAGTACGCCAAGATGATGGAGTATGGAGAGAAGATCACTGCG GAGCCGTCGACGCAAGACGACTCACAGTACATGTTCCTGCGCGAGCGGCTGAAGGCCCTACGCGAAGGCTGGGCCGAGCTGCAGCAGATGTGGGAGAACCGGCAGCAGCTGCTGGCGCAGAGCTTGGAGCTGCAGCTGCTGCAGCGCGACGCTCGCCAGGCCGAGGTGCTGCTGGCGCACCAGGAGCTCAA ACTGGCAAAGACCGAGCCACCACAAAACTTGGAGCAGGCTGAGAACCTCATCAAAGAACATGAAGCCTTCCTCACGACAATGGAAGCCAACGACGACAAGATCAACTCAGTCGTCCAATTCGCCAACCGTTTGGTCGAGGAACGCCACTTCGATGCCGATAAGATCCAACGTAAGGCTGAAAATATCGAGGCCAGACGCAACGCTAACCGCGAAAAGGCTCTACAACAGATGGAGAAGCTCCAAGACCAGTTGCAGCTTCATCAGTTCTTGCAAGACTGTGATGAGCTCGCAGAGTGGGTTCAAGAAAAGAACGCCACTGCCCAAGACGACACCTACCGCTCGGCGAAGACGGTTCATTCAAAATGGACCCGCCATCAGGCATTCGAAGCAGAAATTGCGGCGAATAAGGAACGCCTATTCGCTGTACAGAACGCCGCTGAAGAATTGATGAAGCAAAAACCGGAATTCGTTGAAGTTATTTCCCCCAAAATGCACGAATTACAAGACCAATTCGAGAACCTGCAGACTACCACAAAGGACAAAGGCGAGAGATTATTCGATGCTAATCGCGAGGTGCTTTTACACCAGACTTGCGACGATATCGATTCATGGATGAATGAGCTCGAGAAGCAGATCGAGAACACAGACACTGGCACTGATCTAGCATCTGTAAACATTCTTATGCAGAAGCAACAGATGATTGAGACTCAGATGGCCGTCAAAGCCAGGCAAGTGACCGAACTTGAAACCCAAGCGGAGTATTTGCAGAAGACGGTGCCCGACAAGATGGACGAGATAAAGGAGAAGAAGAAGGGTGTGGAGCAGAGATTCGAGCAGCTCAAAGCGCCTTTGTTGGAACGCCAGCGCCATCTGGCTAAGAAGAAGGAAGCCTTCCAGTTCCGCCGTGATGTCGAGGACGAGAAACTGTGGGTCCACGAGAAGATGCCTTTAGCTAACAGCACTGACTACGGCAACTCTCTATTCAATGTGCAGATGTTGCAGAAGAAGAACCAGTCGTTGAAGACGGAGACTGACAACCACGAGCCGAGGATTCTGACCGTCATCTCCAATGGCCAGAAGCTGATTGACGAGGGACATGAGGATTCGCCCGAGTTCCAAAGGCTTATTGAAGAACTTACCGCGAGGTGGCGAGAACTtaatg ATGCCATCGAACAACGCAAGAACAACTTGGCCCAATGGGAGAAGGCTCAACAATACCTGTTCGACGCGAACGAAGCGGAAGCCTGGATGAGCGAACAAGAACTATACATGATGGTGGAAGACAGAGGCAAGGACGAGATTTCTGCACAGAACTTGATGAAGAAGCACGAGATTCTGGAGCAGGCTGTCGACGACTATGCCCAGACTATCCGCCAGTTAGGAGAAACCGTCAGGCAGTTGACTGCAGAAGAACATCCTTTgag CGAACAAATCTCCGTGAAGCAATCCCAAGTGGACAAACTGTACGCCGGCCTCAAGGACCTGGCCGGCGAGCGGCGCGCGAAGCTGGACGAGGCCCTGCGGCTGTTCCAGCTGTCGCGCGAGGTCGACGACCTCGAGCAGTGGATCACTGAGCGGGAACTCGTCGCCGGCTCTCAGGAGTTGGGCCAGGATTATGACCACGTCACT CTGCTATGGGAAAGGTTCAAGGAGTTTGCTCGAGAAACTCAAACTGTGGGGTCCGAACGTGTTGCCACAGCAGAGCGGATCGCGGACCAGATGATCGCTATGGGCCACTCGGACAACGCAACCATCGCGCAGTGGAAGGAGGGGCTCAAGGAGACCTGGCAGGACCTGCTGGAGCTCATCGAGACCAGGACTCAG atgttGGCCGCTTCCCGCGAGCTCCACAAGTACTTCCACGACTGCAAGGACACCCTGCAGCGTGTGAACGAGAAGGCGAGAGGCGTCAGCGACGAACTCGGACGCGACGCCGTCAGCGTCGGCGCACTGCAGCGGAAACACCACACATTCATGCag GATTTGAGCACTCTCCAACAACAAGTGGAGGCCGTAAGCGCAGAATGCGCCCGCCTGGGGGCTATGTACGCGGGCGAGCGTGCGGCCGAGATCTCCCGAAGAGAGGCGGAACTACGCGAAGCGTGGCGGGCGCTCACCGCCGCCTGCGCAGCCAGGAAGGACAAGCTGCTGGACGCCGACGACCTCTACAGGTTCTTGATGCAAGTCAGGAATCTCACGCTATGGATGGACGACGTTGTGAGGCAGATGAACACTGGGGAGAAACCGAG AGATGTGAGCGGCGTAGAACTGCTAATGAACAACCACCAATCCCTCAAAGCCGAGATCGACACTCGCGAAGACACCTTCACAGCTTGTATCTCATTAGGGAAGGAGCTGTTAGCACGTCAACATTATGCTACGTCCGATATCAAGGATAAGCTGGTGCAGCTTACCAACCAGCGCAACGCCTTGCTGAGACGCTGGGAAGAACGCTGGGAGAACTTGCAGCTCA TTTTGGAGGTGTACCAATTCGCCCGCGACGCGGCCGTCGCCGAGGCGTGGCTGATCGCACAGGAGCCATATCTGATGTCGCAAGAACTGGGACACACTATAGACGAGGTGGAGTCCCTCATCAAGAAACACGAGGCTTTCGAGAAGTCCGCCGCTGCGCAAGAGGACCGCTTCAGTGCTCTGCAGAGACTCACCACG TTCGAAGTGAAAGAAATGAAGCGTCGCCAAGAAGCAGCTGAAGCGGCTGAACGCGAAGAGCGCGAGCGGCTGGAAGCGGAGGCGGCGGCCGCTGCAGCCGCTGCGCGGGACCAGGTCGACCGCGCCGAGCAGGAGCAGCCGCAGG AAAGCAGTAGACCCGCTGAGAGCGCGGGCCCAGCTTCGGCGCCCCTCGCGCCCGCGCCGGCGCTGCCATCCCCCGCACCCCCCGCCCACACCCCGCAATTACCCTCCACCTCGAAACAGACGCCGGTCAAACCCGCCCGGCTCTCCA CACCTGGGTCGAGCTCAACGCCTGCAACGCCGTCGAGTTCCGGTAAGGTGAAGTCGCGGTCGCGAAGCAAGTCGCCATTCCGAAGCTTCCGTTGGAAAACGGCGAAGAAACTACTCGCTGGCTCGCATCACAGCGACGATGAAG